A region of Zingiber officinale cultivar Zhangliang unplaced genomic scaffold, Zo_v1.1 ctg125, whole genome shotgun sequence DNA encodes the following proteins:
- the LOC122035853 gene encoding probable serine/threonine-protein kinase PBL23, whose protein sequence is MGLLSYTKKKSQKVTHYLCCCKLSIAKRNKDDKIPKEERKSKRRKTAKDNEVKKKNDEGNKPFFCLQKQSNKGEKKQRKLLLFGKKKASKLSMEQRRKKFKKFWRRRKKAQKKANLISLVKSISFKSDSGKQRFAAEEILRIGSENIAARVFTFRELATATRNFNPENLVGEGGFGRVYKGQLKGSNEFVAVKQLDRKGFQGNREFLVEVLMLSLLHHQNLVKLLGYCTDGDQRILVYDYMPMGSLEDHLFDLGPNGKALDWHTRMKIAAGAAKGLEYLHEIATPPVIYRDFKASNILLDENYNSKLSDFGLAKVGPMGDNSHVSTRVMGTYGYCAPEYALTGKLTKMSDIYSFGVVFMELITGRRAIDITRPKQEQHLINWAEPLFRDKRKFEAMVDPVLEGKYPMKGLYQAIAVAQMCLQEEATIRPLISDVVTALEHLANPKNDDTNAPNL, encoded by the exons ATGGGTTTGCTGAGTTACACTAAAAAGAAAAGCCAAAAGGTTACCCATTACTTGTGCTGTTGCAAATTGTCGATCGCCAAGAGGAACAAGGATGACAAGATACccaaggaagaaaggaagagtaAGAGGAGAAAGACAGCCAAGGACAacgaggtgaagaagaagaatgacgAGGGAAATAAGCCCTTTTTCTGCCTGCAAAAGCAGTCGAATAAGGGCGAGAAGAAACAGAGAAAGCTACTGCTTTTCGGAAAAAAGAAGGCATCGAAGCTTTCGATGGAACAGAGGAGGAAGAAGTTTAAGAAGTtttggaggaggaggaagaaggcgcAAAAGAAGGCAAATCTCATATCGCTCGTTAAAAGCATCTCATTCAAATccg ATAGTGGCAAGCAAAGGTTTGCTGCCGAGGAAATCCTACGCATTGGAAGCGAAAATATTGCAGCTCGGGTGTTTACATTTAGAGAACTGGCAACGGCCACCAGAAATTTCAATCCTGAAAACTTAGTTGGCGAAGGTGGATTCGGGAGGGTGTACAAAGGACAGCTTAAAGGCTCAAATGAG TTCGTAGCAGTTAAGCAACTGGACAGAAAGGGATTTCAAGGAAACAGGGAGTTCCTCGTCGAGGTCCTCATGCTCAGCCTGCTCCACCACCAAAACCTCGTGAAATTGCTCGGCTATTGCACTGACGGAGATCAAAGAATCCTTGTCTACGATTACATGCCGATGGGTTCACTGGAGGACCATTTATTCG ATTTAGGACCCAATGGCAAGGCTCTGGACTGGCACACGAGGATGAAAATCGCCGCGGGAGCGGCCAAGGGACTCGAGTACTTGCACGAGATCGCAACCCCGCCGGTGATCTATCGAGACTTCAAGGCATCGAACATCCTTCTCGATGAGAATTACAACTCCAAGTTGTCGGATTTCGGCCTCGCCAAGGTAGGCCCGATGGGGGATAACAGTCATGTGTCCACCAGGGTGATGGGCACCTACGGCTACTGCGCGCCGGAGTACGCTCTGACGGGCAAATTGACAAAGATGTCCGACATTTACAGCTTCGGAGTCGTGTTCATGGAGCTGATCACCGGAAGGAGAGCGATCGACATCACCAGACCCAAGCAAGAGCAGCACTTGATCAACTGG GCAGAGCCACTGTTCAGAGACAAGAGGAAGTTCGAGGCGATGGTTGATCCAGTTCTGGAGGGCAAGTACCCGATGAAGGGTCTGTACCAAGCAATTGCTGTGGCTCAAATGTGCCTGCAGGAAGAAGCCACAATTCGCCCGCTCATTAGCGACGTCGTGACGGCTCTTGAACACCTCGCCAATCCCAAGAACGACGACACTAACGCTCCCAATCTCTAG
- the LOC122035903 gene encoding uncharacterized GPI-anchored protein At4g28100-like — protein sequence MKASSVDLLCAVLFLGLGCAATAAAGDGDVPASPLPRANASQSGCRLDLSNELFGGVGDACVRGGLDRSRCCPVLAAWLFAAHARSALELPEEDESEGVDGPMMPEDNEKCAVSLQSALERRDIRLPRPNATCDTVLCFCGIHLHHIGPLRCPAAFNLSGGTVAPTAAVRRLERDCRNASYAGCSRCLRSLDKVKKGNGGGGDGGDRAARMFAWDCELMSLTWLLARNKTAYIPTVSAVLRALLYSGLPAAGGGGGGRCSPDLENMPLAVDSLQFQHLGSDEVNSAALPTRRPVDSLLRASFSLAVVFAGVPFL from the exons ATGAAAGCGAGTTCTGTAGATTTACTTTGTGCCGTGTTGTTTCTTGGTCTTGGGTGCGCCGCAACGGCGGCCGCCGGAGACGGGGATGTGCCGGCGTCGCCGTTGCCGAGGGCGAACGCGAGCCAGAGCGGCTGCCGGTTGGATTTGTCGAACGAGCTCTTCGGCGGGGTGGGCGACGCCTGCGTCCGAGGGGGGCTCGACAGGAGCCGGTGCTGCCCGGTGCTGGCCGCCTGGCTCTTCGCCGCGCACGCGCGCTCAGCCTTGGAGCTCCCGGAGGAGGACGAGTCGGAGGGAGTCGACGGGCCGATGATGCCGGAGGACAACGAGAAGTGCGCGGTGTCTCTGCAGAGCGCGCTGGAGCGGCGAGACATCCGGTTGCCGCGGCCCAACGCCACCTGCGACACCGTGCTCTGTTTCTGCGGTATCCACCTCCACCACATCGGGCCACTCCGGTGCCCCGCGGCGTTCAATCTCAGCGGCGGCACTGTCGCGCCCACCGCAGCGGTCCGGCGGCTAGAGAGGGATTGCCGGAACGCGTCCTACGCTGGCTGCTCCCGTTGCCTTCGTTCCCTCGACAAG GTGAAGAAGGGGAACGGCGGTGGGGGCGACGGCGGCGATCGGGCGGCGAGGATGTTTGCGTGGGACTGCGAGCTGATGAGCCTGACGTGGCTGCTGGCGAGGAACAAGACGGCGTACATCCCCACGGTGTCGGCTGTCCTCCGCGCCTTGCTCTACAGTGGCCTCCCGGCGgccggaggcggcggcggcggaaggTGCAGCCCGGACCTGGAGAACATGCCGCTCGCCGTCGACTCCCTCCAATTTCAGCACTTGGGTAGCGACGAGGTTAACTCCGCGGCGCTCCCTACTCGTAGGCCCGTTGACTCCCTCTTACGCGCTTCATTTTCTCTGGCCGTTGTCTtcgctggagttccctttctctAG
- the LOC122035854 gene encoding mitochondrial pyruvate carrier 4-like has product MSGCKSPDLVYLPHPPLALSVTVIYLHRDDLGLVHFWAPTFKWGISIANVADFSKPPENISYPQQFVVACTGVIWSRYSTIITPKNWNLFSVSVGMAGTGLYQLSRKIRHDYLSAEEKEPLKE; this is encoded by the exons ATGTCGGGGTGTAAATCTCCGGACCTTGTGTACCTCCCCCACCCACCACTTGCCCTTTCGgttaccgtgatttacctccatCGTGATGACCTTGGGTTGG TTCATTTCTGGGCACCAACTTTTAAATGGGGTATTAGCATTGCCAACGTTGCCGACTTCTCCAAGCCACCTGAAAATATCTCTTATCCTCAGCAATTTG TTGTTGCATGCACTGGTGTAATCTGGTCCCGATACAGCACGATCATCACACCG AAGAACTGGAACCTTTTTAGTGTAAGTGTCGGAATGGCTGGAACCGGGCTTTATCAGCTGTCTCGCAAAATCAG GCATGATTACTTATCTGCAGAAGAAAAAGAACCTCTCAAGGAATGA